Proteins from one Ipomoea triloba cultivar NCNSP0323 chromosome 1, ASM357664v1 genomic window:
- the LOC116013040 gene encoding MDIS1-interacting receptor like kinase 2-like, with amino-acid sequence MAHLVVARLLAIFSLLSFLQQLSSNVIPASSNEEANGLLKWKSTFFHANNTLDSSWTISENGGSPCNWYRVHCVAGSVNRLNLTTSNINGTLQSFPFHSLPNLEYFEISLNAFWGSIPPAIGNLTKLVYLDMSINYFTGTIPPQIGLLIRLQTLHMFGNNLHGPIPDEIGNLTSLNELALLGNSLNGSIPASIGNLKHLSSLQLYMNSLSGHIPPELGKLSNLTVLYIDTNQLTGSIPPELGNLSKLQQLYIFSNNLSGHIPRELGKLKSLSYLSLWSNNLSGQIPASLGGLENLLLLHLYGNQLSGSIPEELGNLKSITDLQLSQNMFSGSIPTSIGRLRNLEILFLRANNLSGSIPRELGKLENLTVLEMDENQFSGHLPDGICKGLALQNFTVNNNNLSGPIPPSLRDCRSLKRVRFDGNMFTGNLSESFGIYPDLQFMWLSQNKFHGEISKNWGISKNLTNLQMAENNLTGRIPPEFRNLTQLGILKLSSNNLGGGIPAELGSLSSLLYLYLGDNNFSGQLPIELASLKQLNVLDLSNNQFSGPIPSFIGDYQQMYELDLSHNNFSQHLPVELSKLSHLTTLDLSNNSLSGEIPHLFNSLRDLVNVDLSYNQLTGPIPDTMGFKQAILKGNTGLCGDNKDLPSCSSTPTEMSFVGKKSGHKTQILSIVLPIVGALVLVSVFAVVLFTCGKGDRGPDEEQQCNSFRRGDGDNNDEDSDLFSISSFHGKALYLDILKATKEFHEMYRIGEGGFGTVYKAKIPSAETVAVKRLHSSAEIAYKKGFFNEITALTTIRHRNIVKLHGFCSNVKHEFLVYEYLERGSLSEMLSREGDAKKLDWMTRVNIIRGIAQGLSYMHHDCSPPIVHGNISSSNILLDADFKARISDFGTAKLLRRDASNFSTVAGTCGYIAPEVTSTKVMTESCDVYSFGVLTLEIIMGKHPGDDINVIKFFSKCLDPRLPHPENEEEKALIHIALLARQCLYPKARRPTMQQVMAEMSAIGPLQEQCNSSRLGDGDNNDENSDFFSISSFHGKALYLDILKATKEFHEMYRIGEGGFGTVYKAKIPSAETVAVKRLHSSAEIAYKKGFFNEITALTTIRHRNIVKLHGFCSNVKHEFLVYEYLERGSLSEMLSREGDAKKLDWMTRVNIIRGIAQGLSYMHHDCSPPIVHGNISSSNILLDADFKARISDFGTAKLLRRDASNFSTVAGTCGYIAPEVTSTKVMTESCDVYSFGVLTLEIIMGKHPGDDINVIKFFSKCLDPRLPHPENEEEKALIHIALLARQCLYPKARRPTMQQVMAEMSAIGPLQEQCNSSRLGDGDNNDENSDFFSISSFHGKALYLDILKATKEFHEMYRIGEGGFGTVYKAKIPSAETVAVKRLHSSAEIADQNGFFNEITALTTIRHRNIVKLHGFCSNVKHAFLVYEYLERGSLSNMLSREEDAKKLNWMTRVNIVRGIAQGLSYMHHDCSPPIVHRDISSSNILLDADFEARISDFGTAKLLRRDSSNVSALAGTCGYIAPEFAFTMKVTXGSLYPVPDCFPLAGVHLFGILSSQN; translated from the exons atggctcaTTTAGTAGTAGCAAGGCTTCTTGCTATATTTTCTTTACTTTCCTTCCTTCAACAGCTTTCTTCTAATGTAATTCCTGCTTCCAGTAATGAAGAAGCCAATGGTCTCCTGAAATGGAAATCCACTTTTTTCCACGCAAACAACACGTTGGATTCTTCATGGACGATTTCAGAAAATGGTGGCAGCCCATGCAACTGGTATAGAGTTCACTGCGTTGCGGGAAGTGTCAACAGGCTGAACCTTACTACTTCCAACATCAATGGTACACTCCAAAGCTTTCCATTTCATTCACTTCCAAATCttgaatattttgaaattagTTTGAATGCATTTTGGGGAAGCATACCACCTGCGATTGGCAATCTTACCAAGCTCGTCTATCTTGACATGTCAATCAATTATTTTACTGGCACAATCCCACCTCAAATTGGCCTTTTAATCCGTCTCCAGACCCTCCATATGTTTGGAAACAACTTGCATGGTCCAATCCCTGATGAAATTGGCAACTTGACATCTCTCAATGAGCTTGCTTTGCTTGGTAATTCTCTTAATGGTTCTATTCCTGCTTCTATAGGCAATTTGAAACACTTGAGTTCTTTGCAACTTTATATGAACTCTCTTTCTGGCCACATCCCACCCGAGCTGGGAAAACTCTCCAATCTCACTGTGCTTTACATAGACACAAACCAACTAACCGGCTCAATTCCCCCCGAGCTAGGAAACCTCTCAAAATTGCAACAACTATACATTTTCTCTAACAATTTGAGTGGTCATATTCCCCGTGAACTAGGAAAGCTAAAGTCACTCTCCTATCTCAGTTTATGGTCGAATAATCTTAGTGGTCAAATCCCTGCTTCACTAGGTGGCCTAGAGAATTTGTTACTTCTTCACCTCTATGGTAACCAACTTAGTGGTTCAATACCTGAAGAGTTAGGGAACCTAAAGAGCATCACTGATCTGCAACTGAGTCAGAATATGTTTAGTGGTTCAATCCCAACTTCCATAGGGCGTTTGAGGAACTTAGAAATCTTGTTTCTTCGTGCCAACAATCTTTCTGGTTCCATTCCTCGTGAACTTGGCAAACTGGAAAACTTGACCGTACTGGAAATGGATGAAAACCAATTCTCAGGTCATTTGCCAGACGGTATTTGTAAAGGGTTGGCACTTCAAAATTTCACGGTGAACAACAATAACCTCTCGGGGCCAATTCCACCCAGCTTAAGAGACTGCAGAAGCTTAAAGCGTGTCCGGTTTGATGGCAATATGTTCACCGGAAACCTCTCTGAATCTTTTGGCATATACCCTGATTTGCAGTTTATGTGGCTCAGTCAAAACAAGTTCCACGGTGAAATCTCCAAAAACTGGGGAATCTCCAAAAACTTGACAAACCTGCAAATGGCTGAAAACAATCTCACAGGTAGAATCCCTCCTGAGTTTCGAAATTTGACTCAACTAGGAATACTCAAGCTCTCTTCAAATAACTTGGGTGGGGGGATCCCTGCAGAACTTGGGAGTCTATCATCTCTGCTTTACTTATACTTGGGGGACAACAATTTTTCCGGTCAATTGCCCATAGAGTTAGCCTCTCTTAAGCAATTGAATGTCCTTGATTTGTCCAACAACCAATTTAGTGGACCAATACCCTCATTCATAGGAGACTATCAGCAAATGTATGAATTGGACTTGAGCCACAACAACTTCAGCCAGCATTTACCAGTTGAGCTAAGTAAGCTATCACATCTTACAACGCTGGACCTGAGTAACAATTCTCTCAGTGGAGAGATCCCACATTTGTTTAATAGTCTTCGTGATTTGGTGAATGTTGATTTATCCTATAATCAGCTGACAGGCCCTATTCCTGACACCATGGGTTTCAAGCAAGCCATTCTGAAGGGAAACACAGGTTTATGTGGAGATAATAAAGACCTTCCATCTTGCTCATCAACACCCACAGAGATGTCCTTTGTGGGGAAAAAGAGTGGCCACAAAACACAGATTCTCAGCATTGTATTGCCTATAGTGGGAGCCCTGGTACTAGTCTCTGTGTTCGCAGTGGTTCTTTTCACTTGTGGGAAAGGAGATAGAGGTCCAGATGAAGAGCAACAATGCAATTCGTTTAGAAGAGGCGATGGTGACAACAATGATGAAGACAGTGATCTCTTCTCCATATCCTCATTCCATGGAAAGGCATTGTATTTGGACATCTTGAAAGCCACCAAGGAGTTCCATGAGATGTACCGCATTGGGGAAGGAGGGTTCGGGACTGTTTACAAGGCGAAGATCCCATCAGCCGAGACAGTAGCTGTAAAGAGACTTCATTCATCAGCTGAGATCGCTTATAAGAAGGGCTTCTTCAACGAAATAACAGCTCTGACAACGATCAGGCACAGAAACATCGTCAAACTCCATGGCTTTTGCTCAAATGTGAAGCATGAATTCTTGGTTTACGAGTACCTTGAAAGGGGTTCTTTGTCGGAGATGCTGAGCAGAGAAGGGGACGCTAAGAAGCTCGACTGGATGACGAGGGTGAATATCATTAGAGGCATTGCTCAGGGCCTGTCTTACATGCACCATGATTGCTCTCCTCCCATTGTTCATGGAAACATTTCAAGTAGCAACATTCTCCTTGATGCTGATTTCAAAGCTCGCATCTCGGATTTTGGCACTGCTAAGCTACTCAGGCGAGACGCCTCTAATTTCAGCACAGTTGCAGGCACATGCGGATATATCGCACCAG AAGTTACTTCCACTAAGGTGATGACTGAAAGTTGCGATGTATATAGTTTCGGAGTATTAACATTAGAAATCATAATGGGAAAACATCCAGGTGACGACATTAATGTTATCAAATTTTTCTCAAAGTGTCTGGATCCACGGCTTCCACATCCtgaaaatgaagaagagaaagCTTTGATTCACATTGCTCTATTGGCCCGACAATGTCTCTATCCAAAAGCAAGAAGGCCAACAATGCAGCAAGTAATGGCTGAGATGTCGGCAATAGGTCCGTTGCAAGAGCAATGCAATTCGTCGAGGCTGGGAGATGGTGACAACAATGATGAAAACAGTGATTTCTTCTCCATATCCTCATTCCATGGAAAG GCATTGTATTTGGACATCTTGAAAGCCACCAAGGAGTTCCATGAGATGTACCGCATTGGGGAAGGAGGGTTCGGGACTGTTTACAAGGCGAAGATCCCATCAGCCGAGACAGTAGCTGTAAAGAGACTTCATTCATCAGCTGAGATCGCTTATAAGAAGGGCTTCTTCAACGAAATAACAGCTCTGACAACGATCAGGCACAGAAACATCGTCAAACTCCATGGCTTTTGCTCAAATGTGAAGCATGAATTCTTGGTTTACGAGTACCTTGAAAGGGGTTCTTTGTCGGAGATGCTGAGCAGAGAAGGGGACGCTAAGAAGCTCGACTGGATGACGAGGGTGAATATCATTAGAGGCATTGCTCAGGGCCTGTCTTACATGCACCATGATTGCTCTCCTCCCATTGTTCATGGAAACATTTCAAGTAGCAACATTCTCCTTGATGCTGATTTCAAAGCTCGCATCTCGGATTTTGGCACTGCTAAGCTACTCAGGCGAGACGCCTCTAATTTCAGCACAGTTGCAGGCACATGCGGATATATCGCACCAG AAGTTACTTCCACTAAGGTGATGACTGAAAGTTGCGATGTATATAGTTTCGGAGTATTAACATTAGAAATCATAATGGGAAAACATCCAGGTGACGACATTAATGTTATCAAATTTTTCTCAAAGTGTCTGGATCCACGGCTTCCACATCCtgaaaatgaagaagagaaagCTTTGATTCACATTGCTCTATTGGCCCGACAATGTCTCTATCCAAAAGCAAGAAGGCCAACAATGCAGCAAGTAATGGCTGAGATGTCGGCAATAGGTCCGTTGCAAGAGCAATGCAATTCGTCGAGGCTGGGAGATGGTGACAACAATGATGAAAACAGTGATTTCTTCTCCATATCCTCATTCCATGGAAAGGCATTGTATTTGGACATCTTGAAAGCCACCAAGGAGTTCCATGAGATGTACCGCATTGGGGAAGGAGGGTTCGGGACTGTTTACAAGGCGAAGATCCCATCAGCCGAGACAGTAGCTGTAAAGAGACTTCATTCATCAGCTGAGATCGCTGATCAGAATGGCTTCTTCAACGAAATAACAGCTCTCACAACGATCAGGCATAGAAAC ATTGTCAAACTCCATGGCTTCTGCTCAAATGTGAAGCATGCATTCTTGGTTTACGAGTACCTTGAAAGGGGTTCTTTGTCAAATATGCTGAGCAGAGAAGAGGACGCTAAGAAGCTGAACTGGATGACGAGGGTGAATATCGTTAGAGGCATCGCTCAGGGCTTGTCTTACATGCACCATGATTGCTCACCTCCCATTGTTCATCGAGACATATCGAGCAGCAACATTCTCCTTGATGCTGATTTTGAAGCTCGCATCTCGGATTTTGGCACTGCTAAACTACTCAGGCGAGACTCCTCTAATGTTAGCGCGCTTGCAGGCACCTGCGGATATATTGCACCAG AATTTGCTTTCACTATGAAGGTGACTGNTGGGTCTCTTTATCCAGTTCCTGATTGCTTCCCTCTTGCAGGAGTGCACTTATTTGGAATCCTTTCATCCCAA AACTGA